GGCATGCCGCTCGCTGCGGGACGACCGATCTCGATCGCAGCGGTCGAATCTTCGGTCGGAACCGAGGAGAAAGAGATCGTCGTCGTCGCCCAGCGCGATGCCGAGGTGCAGGAGCCCTCTCAGAAAGACCTCTTCGAGGTCGGCACCAAGGCCGTCATCCGCAGGCTCGCGCCCTCTCCCGAGGGGGGACTGCAGCTGGTCGTTCAGGGAGTGGACCGCGTTCGCCTCACTGGGCTCTCCCAGGAGAAGCCTTTCGTGAAGGCCGTGTACGAGCCGGCTCCGGTGAGTGTGGACCAGAACGCCGAGGTCGAAGCGCTCGAGCGAGAGGTGAAAGAGCTCGGGGCGAAAGTCGTGGCCCTGGCCCGACCCGATGCGGAGCTCAACCTGCAAGGGCTCGCGGGAGCGAACGGCAATCCCATGCGATGGGTTTACATCCTCGCGTCGCTTCTCGGTCTCGAGCTCGCGAAATCGCAGAAAGTGCTGGAGGCGGATCGGTTCGTCGACGCTCTCGGGCTCATGCACGAATACCTGCAGCACGAAGTGCGCGTGCTCGAGGTTCGCCGTGACATCGCGAGCAAAGTACAGAGCGAGTTGACGAAGCAGCAGCGCGAGGTGTTGCTGCGGCAGCAGATGCGGGCGATCCGAGAGGAGCTCGGGGAGAGCGATGGAGAAGGCGCGGAAGCCGAGCTCTTTCGCGAGCGGCTCGAGAAAGCGGACCTTCCCGACGACGTTCGCAAAGAGGCGGAGCGGGAGCTGAAACGCCTTTCGCGCCTTCCCGCCGTCTCACCGGAGTTCAGCGTCATCCGCAACTACATCGAGCTCATCCTCGAGCTTCCCTGGAAAACGCAGACCGATGCCGCGATCGATCTGAAGCTCGCGCGAAAAGTGCTGGACGAGGACCATCTCGGCCTCGAGCAAGTCAAGGAGCGAATCCTCGAGCATCTCGCGGTCATGAAGCTCAATCCGCAGGCAAAGTCGCCCATTCTTTCTTTCGTGGGCCCCCCCGGAGTGGGGAAGACGTCGCTGGGGAAGTCCATAGCCCGCGCTCTGAACCG
The Vicinamibacteria bacterium DNA segment above includes these coding regions:
- a CDS encoding LON peptidase substrate-binding domain-containing protein; its protein translation is MTEKQELPLFPLKNSVLFPYLGMPLAAGRPISIAAVESSVGTEEKEIVVVAQRDAEVQEPSQKDLFEVGTKAVIRRLAPSPEGGLQLVVQGVDRVRLTGLSQEKPFVKAVYEPAPVSVDQNAEVEALEREVKELGAKVVALARPDAELNLQGLAGANGNPMRWVYILASLLGLELAKSQKVLEADRFVDALGLMHEYLQHEVRVLEVRRDIASKVQSELTKQQREVLLRQQMRAIREELGESDGEGAEAELFRERLEKADLPDDVRKEAERELKRLSRLPAVSPEFSVIRNYIELILELPWKTQTDAAIDLKLARKVLDEDHLGLEQVKERILEHLAVMKLNPQAKSPILSFVGPPGVGKTSLGKSIARALNRKFERMSLGGLHDEAELRGHRRTYIGAMPGRILQALRRVQVNNPVLMLDEIDKLGRDFRGDPASAMLEILDPQQNDTFRDNYLDLPFDLSNVFFITTANTLDTIPRPLLDRMEVLRLTGYSEEEKLAIAKRYLLPRQLEESG